The proteins below are encoded in one region of Phaseolus vulgaris cultivar G19833 chromosome 1, P. vulgaris v2.0, whole genome shotgun sequence:
- the LOC137815668 gene encoding uncharacterized protein gives MADKLPFGEDAAINKQPLFCGVNYQFWKVRMNIFMHSTDKGIWEAIENGTFIPQVKKDDVFLDKPRSEWTEADSKKAKFDWIAKNIITSALSCDEFFKVSQCNSAKEKWDILEVTHEGTNDVKRARKHALIQEYELFRMQKWKTISDVQKRFSHIVNHLMGLGKSFDKEELNIKILKCLDRSWQPKVTSISESKDLKSMTVASLFGKLREHELEMNKLVVQESEDKHGKRHQDSSDSEEDTMSLLSIRFNKFLKKNSKGQSQKRYNSKKLNDFNPNKYTYFGCGEQGHIKAECPNNESKEKTDFKGERRGKSKKVYIAWDDNEVSSSSSSEDAEANLCLKASTSSSVSSSSSFKGNNYYQLLVAFNETHEEGNRLVILNNRLKGLNNWLENKVKSLEEELENSKVDFENLDLIYKNTYCMCDSSFCENCESLEKKVHYLVKTMDMLTTGKSNFENVLASQNCVFGKAGLGFYPQSKNNGISKPFSIVPENQRIERSKQPVVTCFYCMKRGHFVRFYRIRKILVPKGILKWIPRNIDGSKDKSNMKGPKFFKGSNLII, from the coding sequence ATGGCTgataaactaccttttggggaagatGCTGCTATAAATAAACAACCATTGTTTTGTGGTGTcaattaccaattttggaaagttaggaTGAATATTTTTATGCACTCCACAGATAAGGGAATTTGGgaagcaattgaaaatggtaCTTTTATTCCTCAAGTAAAAAAGGATGATGTATTTCTTGATAAGCCTCGATCTGAATGGACTGAGGCTGATAGCAAGAAAGCAAAGTTTGATTGGattgcaaaaaatattataacttcTGCTTTAAGTTGTGATGAATTTTTCAAAGTTTCACAATGCAATTCTGCAAAAGAAAAGTGGGATATCCTCGAGGTCACACATGAGGGAACCAATGATGTGAAGAGGgcaagaaagcatgctctcatccaagaatatgaattatTCAGAATGCAGAAATGGAAAACAATTTCTGATGTGCAGAAACGCTTTTctcacattgtgaatcacctaATGGGCCTTGGAAAAAGCTTTGACAAAGAGGAGCTGAACATAAAGATTTTAAAGTGTCTTGATAGGTCTTGGCAGCCAAAGGTGACTTCCATTTCTGAATCAAAGGATCTAAAATCCATGACAGTAGCTTCACTATTTGGTAAGCTAAGGGAACACGAGCTTGAAATGAATAAGTTGGTTgtccaagaaagtgaagacaaacaCGGGAAAAGGCATCAAGATTCCAGTGATAGTGAAGAAGACACAATGAGTTTGCTATCAATAAGGTTCAACAAGTTCTTGAAAAAGAACAGCAAAGGCCAATCCCAAAAAAGGTACAACTCCAAGAAATTGAATGATTTCAATCCTAATAAATATACCTATTTTGGTTGTGGAGAACAGGGACACATCAAGGCTGAGTGTCCTAACAATGAGAGCAAGGAGAAAACTGATTTCAAAGGAGAAAGGAGAGGAAAATCCAAGAAAgtctacatagcttgggatgataATGAGGTATCCTCCTCTAGCTCTTCAGAAGATGCAGAAGCAAATCTATGCTTAAAGGCATCAACATCAAGTAGTGTAAgctcatcttcttcattcaaaGGTAACAACTACTACCAACTACTTGTAGCATTTAatgaaacacatgaagaaggtAATAGATTGGTTAtcttgaacaaccggttgaaaggattgaataactggcttgaaaacaaagttaaatctctggaagaagagttggaaaattctaaagttgattttgaaaatttggatttgattTACAAGAATACTTATTGCATGTGTGACTCAAgtttttgtgaaaactgtgaatctcttgagaagaaggttcactaccttgtgAAAACTATGGATATGCTTACAactggaaaatccaactttgagaatgttcttgcatctcaaaattgtgtttttggaaaagcaggtTTAGGATTTTATCCACAAAGCAAaaataatgggatttcaaaaCCATTTTCAATAGTACCAGAAAATCAACGAATTGAaagatcgaaacaaccggttgttacatgcttttattgtatgaagAGAGGTCATTTTGTTAGGTTCTATAGAATTCGTAAAattcttgttcctaaaggtattttgaaatggattcctaGAAATATTGATGGTTCTAAAGATAAATCTAACATGAAAGGTCCCAAGTTCTTTAAGGGATCAAATCTTATTATTTGA